A window of the Linepithema humile isolate Giens D197 chromosome 4, Lhum_UNIL_v1.0, whole genome shotgun sequence genome harbors these coding sequences:
- the LOC105671897 gene encoding bone morphogenetic protein 2-like, with the protein MQQEFIMRGPKYWLLLVAGTFFICCLWKIGSISRWSSNMRAKALIHFDLSIPSSPSSTPRRPPFDRINARLSRDAARRKHRGTLSRYMLQLYHRRPDADIVRAIQPVHTSGPLCDGGRILEFTIPSVDADETLEAAELLGIAGAIVRVRSLNDLPVRNRSEEILKSRKDDAWRAFDVTSVVADKKSDIVKLYVHGRLTYHPYGDSPILLLNYSKTRRVQRRRRSTEDQEERWKEDIPRRRRRNNCRRRPMYVDFALIAYDEWVVAPPGYEAYQCSGKCFFPFSDHLSPTKHAIVQTLVHSALQTNEDLNSNKFVSRACCVPTRLAPTSLLYLDASGTLTYEYGYEDMVVSECGCR; encoded by the coding sequence ATGCAACAGGAATTTATCATGCGAGGCCCAAAGTATTGGTTGCTGCTGGTCGCGGGTACATTTTTCATCTGTTGTTTGTGGAAGATCGGATCGATCAGCCGCTGGAGCTCCAATATGCGCGCAAAAGCATTGATCCATTTCGATCTGTCGATTCCATCGTCGCCGTCATCGACACCGCGTCGTCCTCCTTTCGACAGAATCAATGCGAGACTCTCGCGCGACGCTGCCCGCCGGAAACACCGGGGAACTCTATCGAGATACATGCTGCAATTGTACCATCGCCGTCCGGACGCTGACATCGTCCGGGCTATCCAGCCAGTGCACACTTCTGGTCCTCTCTGCGACGGCGGAAGGATCTTGGAGTTTACGATTCCATCCGTCGACGCGGACGAAACGCTTGAAGCCGCAGAGTTGCTCGGAATAGCCGGCGCGATAGTCAGAGTGCGATCGTTAAACGATCTGCCGGTGAGGAACAGGAGCGAGGAGATCCTGAAGTCGAGGAAGGACGACGCTTGGCGGGCCTTTGATGTCACGTCCGTCGTCGCCGACAAGAAGAGCGACATCGTCAAGCTCTATGTTCACGGCCGACTGACTTATCATCCTTACGGCGACAGTCCAATTCTGCTGCTGAACTATAGTAAGACGAGAAGGGTTCAGCGTCGTCGTCGATCGACGGAGGATCAGGAGGAACGCTGGAAAGAGGATATTCCGCGTAGACGACGCCGTAACAACTGCCGCCGGCGTCCGATGTACGTGGACTTCGCGCTGATCGCCTACGACGAATGGGTGGTCGCACCACCCGGATACGAGGCTTATCAATGCTCCGGCAAGTGCTTCTTTCCGTTCAGCGATCATCTTAGCCCGACGAAACACGCGATAGTGCAAACGTTAGTGCATAGCGCTCTTCAAACTAATGAGGACCTCAACAGCAACAAGTTCGTCAGCAGAGCCTGCTGTGTTCCTACTAGATTAGCACCCACGAGCCTGCTTTATCTGGATGCGAGTGGCACATTGACTTATGAATACGGTTACGAAGACATGGTCGTCTCCGAGTGCGGTTGCCGCTGA